In Drosophila nasuta strain 15112-1781.00 chromosome 2R, ASM2355853v1, whole genome shotgun sequence, a single genomic region encodes these proteins:
- the LOC132787845 gene encoding mediator of RNA polymerase II transcription subunit 31 isoform X3, giving the protein MNTYAAIESEEQQKRRWQIELEFVQCLSNPNYLNFLAQRGYFKDPSFINYLKYLQYWKEPDYAKYLMYPMCLYFLDLLQYEHFRREIVNNQCCKFIDDQAILQWQHYTRKRIKLINSVQENAAAAAAAAAAAQQQPQQQQQQQQQQQQSNGGPNEAATVTGTEATNPQQQATLQNGDSNSTTQATQQAQQQQQQQQQQQLAQPTQTQTQLQLPVTVSQQQQQQQQQQQQQQQINGLAPSGAIKLELN; this is encoded by the exons ATGAACACTTACG cgGCCATCGAGTCGgaggaacaacaaaaacgacgCTGGCAAATCGAATTGGAGTTTGTTCAGTGCCTCTCCAATCCCAACTATCTCAACT TTCTGGCGCAACGCGGCTATTTTAAGGACCCTTCGTTCATCAACTACCTCAAGTATCTGCAGTACTGGAAGGAGCCCGACTATGCCAAGTATTTGATGTACCCGATGTGCCTATATTTCCTTGATCTGCTGCAATACGAGCATTTTCGCCGCGAGATCGTCAACAATCAGTGCTGCAAGTTCATCGATGATCAGGCCATTCTACAGTGGCAACATTACACACGCAAGCGCATAAAACTGATCAATTCGGTGCAAGAGAATGCAGcggccgccgcagcagcagctgcagctgcccagcagcaaccacaacagcagcagcagcaacaacaacagcagcaacaaagcaatGGTGGCCCTAATGAGGCAGCGACAGTGACTGGCACCGAGGCAACAAATCCTCAACAACAGGCAACGCTACAGAATGGCGATAGCAACTCTACAACGCAAGCCAcacaacaagcacaacagcaacaacaacagcagcaacaacaacaattggctCAGCCGACACAAACGCAGACGCAGCTTCAGTTGCCAGTTACTGTctcgcaacagcaacagcagcaacaacaacaacagcagcagcagcaacaaatcaaTGGCCTTGCCCCAAGTGGAGCCattaaattagaattaaattag
- the LOC132787845 gene encoding mediator of RNA polymerase II transcription subunit 31 isoform X1 — protein sequence MAKMYGKGKTAIESEEQQKRRWQIELEFVQCLSNPNYLNFLAQRGYFKDPSFINYLKYLQYWKEPDYAKYLMYPMCLYFLDLLQYEHFRREIVNNQCCKFIDDQAILQWQHYTRKRIKLINSVQENAAAAAAAAAAAQQQPQQQQQQQQQQQQSNGGPNEAATVTGTEATNPQQQATLQNGDSNSTTQATQQAQQQQQQQQQQQLAQPTQTQTQLQLPVTVSQQQQQQQQQQQQQQQINGLAPSGAIKLELN from the exons ATGGCCAAAATGTACGGAAAGGGTAAGA cgGCCATCGAGTCGgaggaacaacaaaaacgacgCTGGCAAATCGAATTGGAGTTTGTTCAGTGCCTCTCCAATCCCAACTATCTCAACT TTCTGGCGCAACGCGGCTATTTTAAGGACCCTTCGTTCATCAACTACCTCAAGTATCTGCAGTACTGGAAGGAGCCCGACTATGCCAAGTATTTGATGTACCCGATGTGCCTATATTTCCTTGATCTGCTGCAATACGAGCATTTTCGCCGCGAGATCGTCAACAATCAGTGCTGCAAGTTCATCGATGATCAGGCCATTCTACAGTGGCAACATTACACACGCAAGCGCATAAAACTGATCAATTCGGTGCAAGAGAATGCAGcggccgccgcagcagcagctgcagctgcccagcagcaaccacaacagcagcagcagcaacaacaacagcagcaacaaagcaatGGTGGCCCTAATGAGGCAGCGACAGTGACTGGCACCGAGGCAACAAATCCTCAACAACAGGCAACGCTACAGAATGGCGATAGCAACTCTACAACGCAAGCCAcacaacaagcacaacagcaacaacaacagcagcaacaacaacaattggctCAGCCGACACAAACGCAGACGCAGCTTCAGTTGCCAGTTACTGTctcgcaacagcaacagcagcaacaacaacaacagcagcagcagcaacaaatcaaTGGCCTTGCCCCAAGTGGAGCCattaaattagaattaaattag
- the LOC132787845 gene encoding mediator of RNA polymerase II transcription subunit 31 isoform X2 has protein sequence MAKMYGKAAIESEEQQKRRWQIELEFVQCLSNPNYLNFLAQRGYFKDPSFINYLKYLQYWKEPDYAKYLMYPMCLYFLDLLQYEHFRREIVNNQCCKFIDDQAILQWQHYTRKRIKLINSVQENAAAAAAAAAAAQQQPQQQQQQQQQQQQSNGGPNEAATVTGTEATNPQQQATLQNGDSNSTTQATQQAQQQQQQQQQQQLAQPTQTQTQLQLPVTVSQQQQQQQQQQQQQQQINGLAPSGAIKLELN, from the exons ATGGCCAAAATGTACGGAAAGG cgGCCATCGAGTCGgaggaacaacaaaaacgacgCTGGCAAATCGAATTGGAGTTTGTTCAGTGCCTCTCCAATCCCAACTATCTCAACT TTCTGGCGCAACGCGGCTATTTTAAGGACCCTTCGTTCATCAACTACCTCAAGTATCTGCAGTACTGGAAGGAGCCCGACTATGCCAAGTATTTGATGTACCCGATGTGCCTATATTTCCTTGATCTGCTGCAATACGAGCATTTTCGCCGCGAGATCGTCAACAATCAGTGCTGCAAGTTCATCGATGATCAGGCCATTCTACAGTGGCAACATTACACACGCAAGCGCATAAAACTGATCAATTCGGTGCAAGAGAATGCAGcggccgccgcagcagcagctgcagctgcccagcagcaaccacaacagcagcagcagcaacaacaacagcagcaacaaagcaatGGTGGCCCTAATGAGGCAGCGACAGTGACTGGCACCGAGGCAACAAATCCTCAACAACAGGCAACGCTACAGAATGGCGATAGCAACTCTACAACGCAAGCCAcacaacaagcacaacagcaacaacaacagcagcaacaacaacaattggctCAGCCGACACAAACGCAGACGCAGCTTCAGTTGCCAGTTACTGTctcgcaacagcaacagcagcaacaacaacaacagcagcagcagcaacaaatcaaTGGCCTTGCCCCAAGTGGAGCCattaaattagaattaaattag
- the LOC132787844 gene encoding structure-specific endonuclease subunit SLX1 homolog has translation MSNIQKLWLKQGRLSRGPGTKGHFYGVYLLCSQSLEQRYHGKCYVGFTVNPKRRIRQHNRGCDFGGARKTSKKGPWQMVMIVHGFPNNIAALQFEWAWQQPTLSTRLKIFPELKRKQSKESHFEYNFRILNRMLNVGPWHRLPLTVRWLETDYERSFPIELPQHMSIVSGKVAITASQRKQHLDCPATTTIWAPECHLCMERIKQPERSRLGCLNASCRLTCHMLCLANYLLGDQPGQYIPIGGECPLCETHLIWATLLQRKRLGLGGGEAQDQEDSADELSDVPDVDSDVELSD, from the exons ATGTCTAATATACAGAAATTGTGGCTGAAGCAAGGCAG GCTCTCACGAGGACCTGGCACAAAAGGTCACTTCTACGGCGTATATTTGCTTTGCAGCCAGAGTCTGGAGCAGCGCTATCATGGCAAATGCTATGTGGGCTTCACCGTCAATCCCAAGCGACGCATCCGTCAGCATAATCGTGGCTGTGACTTTGGCGGCGCACGCAAAACTAGCAAGAAGGGTCCTTGGCAGATGGTGATGATTGTGCATGGATTTCCCAACAACATTGCGGCACTACAATTcgaatgggcgtggcaacagCCCACACTATCGACACGCCTCAAAATCTTTCCGGAGTTGAAACGCAAGCAGTCCAAGGAGTCGCATTTTGAGTACAATTTTCGTATACTCAATCGCATGCTGAACGTGGGTCCTTGGCATCGTTTGCCGCTCACTGTCCGTTGGCTAGAAACAGATTATGAGCGCAGCTTTCCCATTGAGCTGCCGCAACACATGAGCATTGTCAGTGGCAAAGTGGCCATAACAGCATCGCAGCGAAAGCAACACTTAGATTGtccagcgacaacaacaatttgggCACCTGAATGTCATCTGTGTATGGAACGCATTAAGCAGCCGGAACGCTCACGTCTGGGTTGCTTGAACGCCAGTTGCCGGTTGACTTGTCATATGCTGTGTTTGGCCAACTATTTGCTGGGTGATCAGCCGGGTCAATACATTCCCATTGGCGGCGAGTGTCCGTTATGTGAGACGCACCTCATCTGGGCAACGTTGCTGCAACGCAAGCGTCTAGGATTGGGAGGTGGTGAGGCCCAGGATCAAGAGGACTCTGCTGATGAGTTGAGCGATGTGCCCGATGTGGACAGCGATGTGGAGTTAAGTGattaa
- the LOC132787846 gene encoding uncharacterized protein LOC132787846, which translates to MTTRICVYRDCHNFYSRVDNSACSDVTLFSFPKDAKRAELWRLLGQVHPKIGAKQLYMCSKHFDSKYLSVTKHRTTLIGEALPIAYENAEEVDDPNESAEISLSNENLYIKSNDNGNIEICSSKKATKTAQSFYIELDDDQLTLDNVVLLESTEQLKQINVVPSPTRKRPRSPSPAPPSPLDDYDQQLLDASEVQTIIVKGKHYVQMPREYYVQEKRQMLQQLQQYKEILSNIRQQLKPLDDL; encoded by the exons ATGACCACACGCATCTGCGTTTACAGAGATTGCCATAATTTCTACTCTCGCGTGGATAATTCCGCCTGTAGCGATGTCACCTTGTTTTCCTTCCCCAAGGATGCCAAGCGTGCCGAGCTGTGGCGTCTGCTCGGCCAAGTACATCCCAAAATTGGCGCCAAACAATTGTATATGTGCTCCAAGCATTTCGACAGTAAATATTTATCCGTGACCAAGCATCGCACGACGCTCATTGGCGAAGCGTTGCCCATTGCCTACGAAAACGCCGAGGAGGTAGATGATCCCAATGAGAGCGCAGAGATATCTCTAAGTAACGAAAACCTTTACATCAAGTCAAACGACAATGGGAATATAGAAATCTGCAGCTCAAAGAAAGCCACCAAGACCGCACAAAGCTTCTACATCGAACTGGACGACGATCAACTCACACTGGACAATGTGGTGCTATTGGAGTCAACAGAGCAGCTGAAGCAAA tcAACGTTGTGCCGTCTCCAACACGCAAACGTCCACGGTCCCCCTCCCCAGCGCCTCCCTCGCCCTTGGACGATTATGATCAACAGCTCTTAGATGCCTCGGAAGTGCAAACAATAATAGTTAAGGGCAAACACTATGTGCAAATGCCGCGTGAATATTATGTTCAAGAGAAACGTCAGAtgttgcaacaactgcagcaataCAAAGAGATACTCAGCAACATTCGACAACAATTAAAACCTCTAGACGATTTATGA
- the LOC132787843 gene encoding importin-5, producing the protein MAADQAHFQNLLNSLLSMDNEVRKQAEDTYNNLSRDLKVTHLLGNLHNGQQSEEARQMAAVLLRRLFTSEFLEFYKELPVDSQNQLLQQILMAVQQDVTPQLRRKICEVIAEVARNLIDEDGNNQWPDILQFLFQCANSPTSQLQESALRIFTSVPSIFGNQEAQYMDLIKQMLAKSMENAGDAEVRVQAVRAICAFILYHDKEKELSVYKHFGDLLPRMLAITGETIEAQDDQSLLKLLIEMTENCPKFLRPQLENIFDMCMKVFSSQDFEDSWRHLVLEVMVSLSENASAMVRKRAEKYIIALIPLVLQMMTDLDEEPDWATTDIINEDDHSDNNVIAESSLDRLACGLGGKMVLPQVMASLPAMLNHTDWKHRFAALMAISAIGEGCHKQMEGILDQVMSGVLNYLRDPNPRVRYAACNAIGQMSTDFAPNFEKKFHEQVVPGLLLLLEDEANPRVQAHAGAALVNFSEDCPKNILTRYLDAIMAKLEAILNSKFKELVEKGNKLVLEQVVTTIASVADTCEHEFVAYYDRLMPCLKFIIQNANSEDLRMLRGKTIECVSLIGLAVGREKFIGDAGEVMDMLLKTHSEGDLPDDDPQTSYLITAWARMCKILGKQFEQYLPLVMGPVMRTAAMKPEVALLDNEEVEDIEGDVEWSFITLGEQQNFAIRTAGMEDKASACEMLVCYARELKDGFAEYAEEVVRLMVPLLKFYFHDGVRSAAAESLPYLLDCAKIKGPQYLEGMWLYICPELIKVISTEPEPDVQSELLNSLAKCIETLGANCLNEASMKQVLEIVNKFVTDHFERADKRLAVRTEEDYDDGVEEELAEQDDTDIYILSKIVDIIHALFLTNKAQFLPAFEQVAPLFVKLLDPNRPFADRQWGLCVFDDLIEFCGPAALPYQQIFAPALLQYVADKSPEVRQAATYGCGVLGQFGGDQFAHTCAQFIPLLVQVINDPKAREVENINATENAISAFSKILKYNKSALTNVDELIGAWFTWLPTSEDTEEAVHIYGYLCDLIEGNHPVILGANNCNLPRIVSIIADTFCTDLVEAKTPTGTRMLTIVKQIESNPDVMQACASTLSPEQQQALQEAYRELATAAAST; encoded by the exons ATGGCTGCGGACCAGGCACACTTCCAAAACCTTCTCAACTCCTTGTTGTCCATGGACAATGAAGTTCGCAAACAGGCAGAG GATACGTACAACAATCTGTCGCGGGACTTGAAGGTAACACATTTGCTGGGCAACCTTCACAATGGTCAACAATCGGAGGAGGCACGTCAAATGGCCGCTGTTCTCTTGCGTCGTCTCTTCACATCCGAATTTCTGGAATTCTACAAAGAG CTGCCTGTGGACTCGCAGAATCAGCTGTTGCAGCAAATTCTGATGGCCGTGCAACAGGATGTGACGCCACAGTTGCGTCGCAAGATTTGCGAAGTCATTGCCGAGGTGGCACGCAATCTCATCGACGAGGATGGCAACAATCAGTGGCCCgacattttgcaatttctgTTCCAATGCGCCAACTCACCAACATCACAGCTCCAGGAGTCGGCGCTGCGCATCTTCACCAGTGTGCCATCGATCTTTGGCAACCAGGAGGCGCAATACATGGATCTGATCAAACAGATGCTGGCCAAGAGCATGGAGAATGCCGGCGATGCCGAGGTACGCGTCCAGGCTGTTCGTGCCATTTGCGCATTCATTCTGTATCACGACAAGGAAAAGGAGCTGTCGGTGTACAAGCATTTTGGTGATTTGTTGCCACGCATGCTCGCAATCACTGGCGAAACCATCGAGGCTCAGGATGATCAGAGTCTGCTCAAGCTGCTCATCGAGATGACCGAGAACTGCCCCAAGTTTTTGCGTCCACAGCTGGAGAACATTTTCGACATGTGCATGAAAGTGTTCAGCTCGCAGGACTTTGAGGATAGCTGGCGTCACTTGGTGCTCGAGGTGATGGTCTCGCTTTCCGAGAATGCCTCCGCCATGGTGCGTAAGCGTGCCGAGAAATACATCATTGCACTGATTCCATTGGTGCTGCAAATGATGACGGATCTGGATGAGGAACCCGATTGGGCCACCACCGATATTATCAATGAGGATGATCACAGCGATAATAATGTGATTGCCGAGTCATCGTTAGATCGTTTGGCCTGCGGCCTAGGTGGTAAAATGGTTTTGCCCCAGGTGATGGCCAGTTTGCCGGCGATGTTGAATCACACCGATTGGAAGCATCGTTTTGCCGCCTTGATGGCCATCTCGGCCATCGGCGAGGGTTGCCACAAGCAAATGGAGGGCATCCTTGATCAGGTGATGTCCGGTGTGCTCAACTATCTGCGTGATCCCAATCCACGTGTGCGTTATGCCGCCTGCAATGCCATCGGCCAGATGTCGACCGACTTTGCGCCCAACTTTGAGAAGAAGTTCCACGAGCAG GTTGTGCCCGgtttgctgctcctgctggAGGATGAGGCAAATCCACGTGTGCAGGCACACGCTGGCGCTGCGCTTGTGAATTTCAGCGAGGATTGTCCCAAGAACATATTGACACGCTATCTGGACGCCATCATGGCCAAACTGGAGGCCATTCTCAACTCCAAATTCAAGGAACTGGTCGAAAAGGGCAACAAGTTGGTGCTCGAGCAAGTGGTCACCACCATCGCCTCTGTCGCCGATACATGCGAACATGAGTTCGTCGCCTACTACGACCGTTTGATGCCTTGCCTTAAGTTCATCATTCAGAATGCCAACTCTGAAGATTTGCGCATGCTGCGCGGCAAGACCATTGAATGTGTGAGCTTGATTGGCTTGGCCGTCGGCCGTGAGAAGTTCATTGGCGATGCCGGCGAAGTGATGGACATGCTGTTGAAGACGCACTCCGAGGGTGATCTGCCCGATGATGATCCGCAGACATCGTACTTGATCACCGCCTGGGCACGCATGTGCAAGATTCTGGGCAAACAATTCGAGCAGTATTTGCCCCTCGTTATGGGCCCGGTGATGCGCACCGCTGCCATGAAGCCAGAGGTGGCACTGCTCGACAACGAAGAGGTCGAGGACATTGAGGGCGATGTCGAATGGTCGTTCATTACGCTGGGCGAGCAACAGAACTTTGCCATACGCACCGCTGGCATGGAGGATAAGGCTTCCGCTTGCGAAATGCTCGTTTGCTATGCGCGCGAGTTGAAGGATGGCTTCGCCGAATACGCCGAGGAGGTGGTGCGTCTAATGGTGCCACTGCTGAAGTTCTACTTCCACGATGGTGTGCGCTCCGCAGCCGCTGAATCGTTGCCCTATTTGTTGGATTGCGCCAAGATTAAGGGCCCACAGTATCTGGAGGGCATGTGGCTGTATATTTGCCCCGAATTGATCAAGGTGATCAGCACTGAACCCGAGCCCGATGTGCAATCCGAGCTGTTGAATTCATTGGCCAAATGCATTGAGACCTTGGGCGCCAACTGCTTGAACGAGGCATCCATGAAGCAGGTGCTCGAGATTGTCAACAAGTTTGTGACCGATCACTTTGAACGCGCCGACAAGCGTTTGGCTGTCCGCACCGAGGAGGATTACGACGATGGCGTCGAGGAGGAGTTGGCCGAACAGGATGATACCGATATCTATATTCTGTCCAAGATTGTGGACATTATTCATGCGTTGTTCTTGACGAACAAGGCACAATTCTTGCCTGCCTTTGAGCAGGTGGCACCACTGTTTGTCAAGCTGCTGGATCCCAATCGTCCATTCGCCGATCGCCAGTGGGGATTGTGCGTATTCGATGATCTGATCG AATTCTGTGGTCCCGCTGCTTTGCCGTATCAGCAAATCTTTGCGCCCGCTCTGCTGCAGTATGTGGCCGACAAGTCGCCGGAAGTGCGTCAAGCAGCCACCTACGGCTGTGGTGTCCTGGGACAATTTGGTGGCGATCAATTTGCCCACACATGCGCTCAGTTCATTCCACTGCTCGTCCAGGTCATCAACGATCCCAAGGCCCGCGAGGTGGAGAACATCAATGCCACCGAGAACGCGATCTCAGCGTTTtcgaaaatattgaaatacaacaaGTCGGCATTGACCAATGTGGATGAGTTGATAGGCGCCTGGTTCACGTGGCTGCCAACATCGGAGGATACCGAGGAGGCCGTGCACATCTATGGTTACCTCTGCGATCTGATTGAGGGCAACCATCCGGTTATACTGGGCGCCAACAATTGTAATCTGCCTCGCATTGTCTCCATCATTGCTGACACCTTCTGCACCGATTTGGTCGAAGCCAAGACACCGACAGGAACCCGCATGCTCACCATTGTCAAGCAGATTGAATCCAATCCCGATGTCATGCAGGCTTGTGCCAGCACCTTGAGTcccgagcagcagcaggcactGCAGGAAGCCTATCGGGAATTGGCCACAGCAGCGGCGTCAACCTAA